GGGGTGCGCCGATAGCCCGCTACCGGCGGGGCTCAGCCGGGAATCAGGCCGTCGTCGGTCCGGCTCTCCTGCAGCCAGTCCGCGACCTCGTCGAGAGGAGTCCTGGGGTCCGGCACGATCAGGTCGGACAGCACCACCGGTTCGCTCGGTAGCTTGGTGCCCGCCTTCTTGACCGTGTCGGCCATCTCCTCCAGCAACTCAGCCAGTAAGTCACTGTCCCGGGTGTTGACCGCCCCCATCACCAGGTCATCCAGGACATTCAGGCGTTGTACCAGCCGGCCGGGAGTCTGCCATTGACCCTCGCCCATGATTCTTACAATCATCTTCTTACTACCCCTAGGCGCGTTCGCCAGTCGAATCAGTTACG
The Brooklawnia propionicigenes DNA segment above includes these coding regions:
- the pspAA gene encoding PspA-associated protein PspAA, encoding MIVRIMGEGQWQTPGRLVQRLNVLDDLVMGAVNTRDSDLLAELLEEMADTVKKAGTKLPSEPVVLSDLIVPDPRTPLDEVADWLQESRTDDGLIPG